A window of Fundulus heteroclitus isolate FHET01 chromosome 15, MU-UCD_Fhet_4.1, whole genome shotgun sequence contains these coding sequences:
- the ppp2r5cb gene encoding protein phosphatase 2, regulatory subunit B', gamma b isoform X2, translating into MPNKPKKDKESAKSGKVGKGGGQENIEHESSNRKTSNSVPPTTQLLKGKQPGSQTPVKKDKRQSSSRFSLTNSRELQKLPAFKDVPPAEQEKLFIQKLRQCCVLFDFVSDPLSDLKWKEVKRAALSEMVEYITHNRNVITEPIYPEVVHMFAVNMFRTLPPSSNPTGAEFDPEEDEPTLEAAWPHLQLVYEFFLRFLESPDFQPNIAKKYIDQKFVMQLLELFDSEDPRERDFLKTTLHRIYGKFLGLRAYIRKQINNIFYTFIYETERHNGIAELLEILGSIINGFALPLKEEHKIFLLKVLLPLHKVKSLSVYHPQLAYCVVQFLEKDSTLTEPTVMALLKYWPKTHSPKEVMFLNELEEILDVIEPSEFVKVMEPLFRQLAKCVSSPHFQVAERALYYWNNEYIMSLISDNATKILPIMFPALYRNSKTHWNKTIHGLIYNALKLFMEMNQKLFDDCTQQFKAEKSKEKSKWKEREDAWLKIENLAKSSPQVLKEQRRERPLVRRKSELPKDISTVTALELHRRAEEMLTTHDAP; encoded by the exons AGCTCCAACAGGAAGACCAGTAACAGTGTCCCTCCCACCACTCAGCTGCTGAAGGGGAAGCAGCCGGGTTCCCAGACGCCTGTCAAAAAGGACAAGAGGCAAAGCTCCTCCCGCTTCAGCCTGACCAACAGCAGGGAGCTGCAGAAACTCCCCGCTTTCAAAG ACGTCCCCCCAGCAGAGCAGGAGAAGCTGTTCATCCAGAAGCTGCGTCAGTGCTGCGTGCTCTTTGATTTCGTCTCGGACCCCCTGAGCGACCTGAAATGGAAGGAGGTGAAACGAGCCGCTCTGAGCGAGATGGTGGAGTACATCACCCACAACAGGAACGTCATCACAGAGCCCATCTACCCAGAGGTGGTTCACATG TTCGCGGTGAACATGTTTAGGACGTTGCCGCCTTCATCCAACCCCACCGGCGCCGAGTTTGACCCGGAAGAGGATGAGCCCACGCTAGAGGCAGCATGGCCGCATCTACAG CTTGTCTACGAATTTTTCCTACGCTTTCTGGAGTCACCAGACTTCCAACCCAACATTGCCAAAAAGTATATTGACCAGAAGTTTGTAATGCAG ctctTAGAACTATTTGACAGTGAGGATCCCAGAGAACGAGATTTTTTAAAGACCACTCTGCATCGTATCTATGGcaagttcctgggtctgcgagCGTACATTAGGAAACAgataaataacatattttataC GTTCATTTATGAGACCGAGCGCCATAATGGAATAGCAGAACTACTGGAAATACTCGGGAG CATCATCAACGGATTTGCTTTGCCTCTGAAAGAAGAGCACAAAATCTTTCTACTCAAAGTCCTTCTGCCTTTACACAAAGTCAAGTCTCTGAGTGTATATCACCCGCAG CTGGCCTACTGTGTGGTTCAGTTCTTGGAGAAGGATAGCACCCTGACGGAGCCG actGTTATGGCGTTGTTAAAATATTGGCCAAAGACCCACAGTCCAAAGGAGGTGATGTtcctgaatgagctggaggagatACTGGATGTAATCGAGCCCTCTGAGTTCGTCAAAGTCATGGAGCCACTTTTCAGACAGCTCGCCAAGTGTGTGTCCAGTCCACACTTCCAG GTGGCCGAGCGCGCTCTGTACTACTGGAACAACGAGTACATCATGAGCCTGATCAGCGACAACGCCACCAAGATCCTGCCCATCATGTTTCCAGCCCTTTACCGCAACTCCAAGACCCACTGGAACAA GACAATCCACGGTTTGATCTATAACGCTCTGAAACTCTTCATGGAGATGAATCAGAAGCTGTTTGACGACTGCACCCAGCAGTTCAAAGCGGAGAAGAGCAA AGAGAAAAGCAAATGGAAGGAGAGAGAAGATGCTTGGCTGAAGATAGAGAATCTTGCAAAGTCCAGCCCACAG GTCCTAAAAGAGCAGCGCAGAGAACGGCCTTTAGTGAGGAGGAAATCGGAGCTTCCAAAAGACATCTCCACCGTCACAGCGCTGGAGTTACACCGAAGAGCCGAGGAAATGTTGACGACGCACGACGCCCCCTAA
- the ppp2r5cb gene encoding protein phosphatase 2, regulatory subunit B', gamma b isoform X1 — MPNKPKKDKESAKSGKVGKGGGQENIEHESSNRKTSNSVPPTTQLLKGKQPGSQTPVKKDKRQSSSRFSLTNSRELQKLPAFKDVPPAEQEKLFIQKLRQCCVLFDFVSDPLSDLKWKEVKRAALSEMVEYITHNRNVITEPIYPEVVHMFAVNMFRTLPPSSNPTGAEFDPEEDEPTLEAAWPHLQLVYEFFLRFLESPDFQPNIAKKYIDQKFVMQLLELFDSEDPRERDFLKTTLHRIYGKFLGLRAYIRKQINNIFYTFIYETERHNGIAELLEILGSIINGFALPLKEEHKIFLLKVLLPLHKVKSLSVYHPQLAYCVVQFLEKDSTLTEPTVMALLKYWPKTHSPKEVMFLNELEEILDVIEPSEFVKVMEPLFRQLAKCVSSPHFQVAERALYYWNNEYIMSLISDNATKILPIMFPALYRNSKTHWNKTIHGLIYNALKLFMEMNQKLFDDCTQQFKAEKSKEKSKWKEREDAWLKIENLAKSSPQFLVYIDPPGSGGPMEMETDVPVIEDVSVLKKAVEEGATQVLKEQRRERPLVRRKSELPKDISTVTALELHRRAEEMLTTHDAP, encoded by the exons AGCTCCAACAGGAAGACCAGTAACAGTGTCCCTCCCACCACTCAGCTGCTGAAGGGGAAGCAGCCGGGTTCCCAGACGCCTGTCAAAAAGGACAAGAGGCAAAGCTCCTCCCGCTTCAGCCTGACCAACAGCAGGGAGCTGCAGAAACTCCCCGCTTTCAAAG ACGTCCCCCCAGCAGAGCAGGAGAAGCTGTTCATCCAGAAGCTGCGTCAGTGCTGCGTGCTCTTTGATTTCGTCTCGGACCCCCTGAGCGACCTGAAATGGAAGGAGGTGAAACGAGCCGCTCTGAGCGAGATGGTGGAGTACATCACCCACAACAGGAACGTCATCACAGAGCCCATCTACCCAGAGGTGGTTCACATG TTCGCGGTGAACATGTTTAGGACGTTGCCGCCTTCATCCAACCCCACCGGCGCCGAGTTTGACCCGGAAGAGGATGAGCCCACGCTAGAGGCAGCATGGCCGCATCTACAG CTTGTCTACGAATTTTTCCTACGCTTTCTGGAGTCACCAGACTTCCAACCCAACATTGCCAAAAAGTATATTGACCAGAAGTTTGTAATGCAG ctctTAGAACTATTTGACAGTGAGGATCCCAGAGAACGAGATTTTTTAAAGACCACTCTGCATCGTATCTATGGcaagttcctgggtctgcgagCGTACATTAGGAAACAgataaataacatattttataC GTTCATTTATGAGACCGAGCGCCATAATGGAATAGCAGAACTACTGGAAATACTCGGGAG CATCATCAACGGATTTGCTTTGCCTCTGAAAGAAGAGCACAAAATCTTTCTACTCAAAGTCCTTCTGCCTTTACACAAAGTCAAGTCTCTGAGTGTATATCACCCGCAG CTGGCCTACTGTGTGGTTCAGTTCTTGGAGAAGGATAGCACCCTGACGGAGCCG actGTTATGGCGTTGTTAAAATATTGGCCAAAGACCCACAGTCCAAAGGAGGTGATGTtcctgaatgagctggaggagatACTGGATGTAATCGAGCCCTCTGAGTTCGTCAAAGTCATGGAGCCACTTTTCAGACAGCTCGCCAAGTGTGTGTCCAGTCCACACTTCCAG GTGGCCGAGCGCGCTCTGTACTACTGGAACAACGAGTACATCATGAGCCTGATCAGCGACAACGCCACCAAGATCCTGCCCATCATGTTTCCAGCCCTTTACCGCAACTCCAAGACCCACTGGAACAA GACAATCCACGGTTTGATCTATAACGCTCTGAAACTCTTCATGGAGATGAATCAGAAGCTGTTTGACGACTGCACCCAGCAGTTCAAAGCGGAGAAGAGCAA AGAGAAAAGCAAATGGAAGGAGAGAGAAGATGCTTGGCTGAAGATAGAGAATCTTGCAAAGTCCAGCCCACAG TTTTTGGTGTACATTGACCCTCCAGGATCAGGCGGTCCGATGgagatggagacagatgtgCCTGTGATAGAAGATGTCAGTGTGTTAAAGAAAGCAGTAGAGGAGGGAGCCACACAG GTCCTAAAAGAGCAGCGCAGAGAACGGCCTTTAGTGAGGAGGAAATCGGAGCTTCCAAAAGACATCTCCACCGTCACAGCGCTGGAGTTACACCGAAGAGCCGAGGAAATGTTGACGACGCACGACGCCCCCTAA
- the ppp2r5cb gene encoding protein phosphatase 2, regulatory subunit B', gamma b isoform X3 encodes MLACTSSATGMVVDTPSSNGPFQPTALMHFRDVPPAEQEKLFIQKLRQCCVLFDFVSDPLSDLKWKEVKRAALSEMVEYITHNRNVITEPIYPEVVHMFAVNMFRTLPPSSNPTGAEFDPEEDEPTLEAAWPHLQLVYEFFLRFLESPDFQPNIAKKYIDQKFVMQLLELFDSEDPRERDFLKTTLHRIYGKFLGLRAYIRKQINNIFYTFIYETERHNGIAELLEILGSIINGFALPLKEEHKIFLLKVLLPLHKVKSLSVYHPQLAYCVVQFLEKDSTLTEPTVMALLKYWPKTHSPKEVMFLNELEEILDVIEPSEFVKVMEPLFRQLAKCVSSPHFQVAERALYYWNNEYIMSLISDNATKILPIMFPALYRNSKTHWNKTIHGLIYNALKLFMEMNQKLFDDCTQQFKAEKSKEKSKWKEREDAWLKIENLAKSSPQFLVYIDPPGSGGPMEMETDVPVIEDVSVLKKAVEEGATQVLKEQRRERPLVRRKSELPKDISTVTALELHRRAEEMLTTHDAP; translated from the exons ATGTTGGCATGTACTAGCTCTGCCACCGGCATGGTTGTGGACACGCCGAGCTCCAATGGGCCTTTCCAGCCCACGGCCCTGATGCATTTTAGAG ACGTCCCCCCAGCAGAGCAGGAGAAGCTGTTCATCCAGAAGCTGCGTCAGTGCTGCGTGCTCTTTGATTTCGTCTCGGACCCCCTGAGCGACCTGAAATGGAAGGAGGTGAAACGAGCCGCTCTGAGCGAGATGGTGGAGTACATCACCCACAACAGGAACGTCATCACAGAGCCCATCTACCCAGAGGTGGTTCACATG TTCGCGGTGAACATGTTTAGGACGTTGCCGCCTTCATCCAACCCCACCGGCGCCGAGTTTGACCCGGAAGAGGATGAGCCCACGCTAGAGGCAGCATGGCCGCATCTACAG CTTGTCTACGAATTTTTCCTACGCTTTCTGGAGTCACCAGACTTCCAACCCAACATTGCCAAAAAGTATATTGACCAGAAGTTTGTAATGCAG ctctTAGAACTATTTGACAGTGAGGATCCCAGAGAACGAGATTTTTTAAAGACCACTCTGCATCGTATCTATGGcaagttcctgggtctgcgagCGTACATTAGGAAACAgataaataacatattttataC GTTCATTTATGAGACCGAGCGCCATAATGGAATAGCAGAACTACTGGAAATACTCGGGAG CATCATCAACGGATTTGCTTTGCCTCTGAAAGAAGAGCACAAAATCTTTCTACTCAAAGTCCTTCTGCCTTTACACAAAGTCAAGTCTCTGAGTGTATATCACCCGCAG CTGGCCTACTGTGTGGTTCAGTTCTTGGAGAAGGATAGCACCCTGACGGAGCCG actGTTATGGCGTTGTTAAAATATTGGCCAAAGACCCACAGTCCAAAGGAGGTGATGTtcctgaatgagctggaggagatACTGGATGTAATCGAGCCCTCTGAGTTCGTCAAAGTCATGGAGCCACTTTTCAGACAGCTCGCCAAGTGTGTGTCCAGTCCACACTTCCAG GTGGCCGAGCGCGCTCTGTACTACTGGAACAACGAGTACATCATGAGCCTGATCAGCGACAACGCCACCAAGATCCTGCCCATCATGTTTCCAGCCCTTTACCGCAACTCCAAGACCCACTGGAACAA GACAATCCACGGTTTGATCTATAACGCTCTGAAACTCTTCATGGAGATGAATCAGAAGCTGTTTGACGACTGCACCCAGCAGTTCAAAGCGGAGAAGAGCAA AGAGAAAAGCAAATGGAAGGAGAGAGAAGATGCTTGGCTGAAGATAGAGAATCTTGCAAAGTCCAGCCCACAG TTTTTGGTGTACATTGACCCTCCAGGATCAGGCGGTCCGATGgagatggagacagatgtgCCTGTGATAGAAGATGTCAGTGTGTTAAAGAAAGCAGTAGAGGAGGGAGCCACACAG GTCCTAAAAGAGCAGCGCAGAGAACGGCCTTTAGTGAGGAGGAAATCGGAGCTTCCAAAAGACATCTCCACCGTCACAGCGCTGGAGTTACACCGAAGAGCCGAGGAAATGTTGACGACGCACGACGCCCCCTAA
- the ppp2r5cb gene encoding protein phosphatase 2, regulatory subunit B', gamma b isoform X4: MLACTSSATGMVVDTPSSNGPFQPTALMHFRDVPPAEQEKLFIQKLRQCCVLFDFVSDPLSDLKWKEVKRAALSEMVEYITHNRNVITEPIYPEVVHMFAVNMFRTLPPSSNPTGAEFDPEEDEPTLEAAWPHLQLVYEFFLRFLESPDFQPNIAKKYIDQKFVMQLLELFDSEDPRERDFLKTTLHRIYGKFLGLRAYIRKQINNIFYTFIYETERHNGIAELLEILGSIINGFALPLKEEHKIFLLKVLLPLHKVKSLSVYHPQLAYCVVQFLEKDSTLTEPTVMALLKYWPKTHSPKEVMFLNELEEILDVIEPSEFVKVMEPLFRQLAKCVSSPHFQVAERALYYWNNEYIMSLISDNATKILPIMFPALYRNSKTHWNKTIHGLIYNALKLFMEMNQKLFDDCTQQFKAEKSKEKSKWKEREDAWLKIENLAKSSPQVLKEQRRERPLVRRKSELPKDISTVTALELHRRAEEMLTTHDAP; the protein is encoded by the exons ATGTTGGCATGTACTAGCTCTGCCACCGGCATGGTTGTGGACACGCCGAGCTCCAATGGGCCTTTCCAGCCCACGGCCCTGATGCATTTTAGAG ACGTCCCCCCAGCAGAGCAGGAGAAGCTGTTCATCCAGAAGCTGCGTCAGTGCTGCGTGCTCTTTGATTTCGTCTCGGACCCCCTGAGCGACCTGAAATGGAAGGAGGTGAAACGAGCCGCTCTGAGCGAGATGGTGGAGTACATCACCCACAACAGGAACGTCATCACAGAGCCCATCTACCCAGAGGTGGTTCACATG TTCGCGGTGAACATGTTTAGGACGTTGCCGCCTTCATCCAACCCCACCGGCGCCGAGTTTGACCCGGAAGAGGATGAGCCCACGCTAGAGGCAGCATGGCCGCATCTACAG CTTGTCTACGAATTTTTCCTACGCTTTCTGGAGTCACCAGACTTCCAACCCAACATTGCCAAAAAGTATATTGACCAGAAGTTTGTAATGCAG ctctTAGAACTATTTGACAGTGAGGATCCCAGAGAACGAGATTTTTTAAAGACCACTCTGCATCGTATCTATGGcaagttcctgggtctgcgagCGTACATTAGGAAACAgataaataacatattttataC GTTCATTTATGAGACCGAGCGCCATAATGGAATAGCAGAACTACTGGAAATACTCGGGAG CATCATCAACGGATTTGCTTTGCCTCTGAAAGAAGAGCACAAAATCTTTCTACTCAAAGTCCTTCTGCCTTTACACAAAGTCAAGTCTCTGAGTGTATATCACCCGCAG CTGGCCTACTGTGTGGTTCAGTTCTTGGAGAAGGATAGCACCCTGACGGAGCCG actGTTATGGCGTTGTTAAAATATTGGCCAAAGACCCACAGTCCAAAGGAGGTGATGTtcctgaatgagctggaggagatACTGGATGTAATCGAGCCCTCTGAGTTCGTCAAAGTCATGGAGCCACTTTTCAGACAGCTCGCCAAGTGTGTGTCCAGTCCACACTTCCAG GTGGCCGAGCGCGCTCTGTACTACTGGAACAACGAGTACATCATGAGCCTGATCAGCGACAACGCCACCAAGATCCTGCCCATCATGTTTCCAGCCCTTTACCGCAACTCCAAGACCCACTGGAACAA GACAATCCACGGTTTGATCTATAACGCTCTGAAACTCTTCATGGAGATGAATCAGAAGCTGTTTGACGACTGCACCCAGCAGTTCAAAGCGGAGAAGAGCAA AGAGAAAAGCAAATGGAAGGAGAGAGAAGATGCTTGGCTGAAGATAGAGAATCTTGCAAAGTCCAGCCCACAG GTCCTAAAAGAGCAGCGCAGAGAACGGCCTTTAGTGAGGAGGAAATCGGAGCTTCCAAAAGACATCTCCACCGTCACAGCGCTGGAGTTACACCGAAGAGCCGAGGAAATGTTGACGACGCACGACGCCCCCTAA